CAAAAAATATATGAAGTTGGTCCTGTTATGGCTGAGTGTATTGTAAACTTTTTCAAACAGCCAAAGACAAAAGAACTTATAGAAAAACTCAAACAAGCAGGTGTCAATATGAAAGAAGAGGTTCGTAGGGGTGAATTTATTCGCTCGCTTGAAGGTAAAACATTCGTTTTCACGGGAGAACTGAAAAATTTTTCAAGGACTGAAGCAGAAGCAAAAGTACGAGAATTAAGCGGGAATGCTACTTCATCAGTCAGCAAAAAAACTGATTTTGTAGTTGCCGGCGAAAATCCGGGTTCAAAATATGAGAAAGCCAAAAAAGTAGGTGTAAAAATAATCTCAGAAGAAGAATTCTTGAAAATGATAAAATAATGGGTAAAATTATTTTTGGGGCAGTCATTTTAATACTTTTGTATGAATTCTATCCACAAATGGTAAAATTTGTCAAACAATGTTTTCCATCACTGTTTGTTAAAAAATCGTGGAAATTTAACATCTGGTATTATATTGATTTCAGGAAATTAATATTCACAATAATTGGTATTGTATTGATATGGCGGGTTTTTAAAACAGTTAAAATTCCTGATATATCTTGGTTTCCTACGAAACCTTTTTTGATGAAAATAATGGAATGTGTTATCTACTTTACACTGCTGAATTTTTTATTCAACTATGAAAGTGGTTTATTCTCAGTTTTCAGACATCCATTCATTACAAAAGTTAAACGACTTGTTAACTGGTTTATCTTTCTGTATCTGATAATTGGTACTTATCCATATGCTGATATAGTTACAAAAAGAGTTAAAATGTCATTTACGAAATCACAACCGAAAACACAACAGAAAATAGATACACAGAAACTGTATGAGACAGAATTCCCGATTCTTAAAAAAATAGACGAAACATTAAAATAAAGTGGCTATGTCGCTCTCCATGGTGGGTCATTGCGAGTGAAACGAAGCAATCTTGGTTCGGATTTGCACGACTGATAAGCAAGATTACTACACCACAATTATCGTCGGGGCTCGCAATGACAAATTGAATATTGTGTATTGTAATTTCTTGTTATTGGTTGGAATTTTTCTTAATATGAACAATGTCTATGCAGAAGTTAAACAGGTAGAACAGAATCTTAAAAAACATGTAATACATCTTGCTAAAGATATTGGAGAACGAAATTATGTTCAATATAAAAATCTTGAGACAGCAGCGGACTATATTTTTGCTGAGTTCAAAAAATATGGGTATGAACCATATAACCAGTTTTATACTATAGAAAAAGGCGATTTAGTAAAACGGAAAAGATATAGAAATGTTATTGCTGAGAAAAAAGGAAATAGTGAGATTATCGTTATCGGTGCACATTACGATTCTGTTCTGGGCTCTCCAGGCGCTGATGATAACGCCTCAGCAGTAGCAGGATTGCTTGAGATTGCAAGATTGCTAAAAAATATCAATACAAAACGAACAATACAATTTGTTGCATTCACAAATGAAGAGCCACCGTTTTTTTATACAGAGAATATGGGCTCAAGAGTTTTTGCACGTGAAGCAAGAAAGAATAATGAAAAAATTGTAGCGATGATTACACTTGAGATGATAGGATATTATACAGACAAGAAACAGAAATATCCGTTATTTTTAGGGCTTTTCTACCCAGATAAAGGGAATTATATCGGCATTGTAAGTGATATATTTTCGTATAGGATTGCAATAAAAATAAAAAGGTATTTCAAACAACATTCTGCTTTCCCTGTTCAGATGCTTATCGCACCACGAACTTTTTCAGCAATAAATTTATCTGATAACTCATCTTTCTGGATATACGGCTATAAAGCAGTGATGATTACAGATACCGCATATTTCAGAAACCCGAATTATCATAGTGAATATGATTTACCTGAAACACTTAATTACAAAAGTATGGCTGAAGTCGTTGATGGTTTATCTAAAGCGGTTCTGGAGTTAGTTAATGAATAGAATAATTTTAAGTGTGTTTTTTATTCTCTGCTTGTTTTCGTGTAAGACAAATTCTATATCAGATAGAAAAAGTGTAGACGATACAGATAGATACTACAAAGCAAGCGTAGCAATGGTGGAAACACAACTCAAAACACGAGATATTACGGACAAAAAAGTTTTACAGGCAATGCTAAAAGTGGAACGGTATAAATTTGTTCCAAAACAATATCAAAAAAATGCATATGACGATACTCCTTTACCAATTGGCTATGGTCAGACGATTTCACAACCTTATATTGTAGCATTGATGACACAATTATTGAACCTCAAGGGTAATGAAAAAGTTTTAGAAATAGGAACGGGTTCAGGATATCAAGCAGCGATATTAGCAGAATTGTGCAAAAATGGTGGAGCGGTTTATACGATAGAAATCATTCCTGAACTCGGAAAAGGCGCTGAAAAACTGTTAAATACTATGGGATATAAAAATATCTCCGTAAAAATAGATGATGGATATCTTGGCTGGCCGGAATATGCACCTTTTGATGGGATAATAGTAACCTGCGCACCTGACGAAATTCCACAACCATTAATTGACCAACTCAAAGACAGCGGAAAAATGGTAATACCAGTAGGCGAGTTTTGGCAGGAACTGATACTGGTTAAAAAAATTAAAGGAAAAATTATCAAAAAAAGTATAATCCCTGTAAGATTCGTTCCGATGATTAGAAAAGAATAACTATGTCTAAAAAATTATGATTAACTTCGGAGTAAGTTTGCAAAAACAGAAATTATTAGAAGAAAAAATGCAAAAATTAGGTATCTATGAAAAAGATATTATAGAAAGCTTTATTCGGTCAGGTGGTAAAGGTGGACAATATCTCAATAAAGTATCTACCTGCGTTTATCTAAAACATCTACCAACAGGTATTGAGATAAAATGTCAAAAAGAAAGGTCGCAACTTTTGAACCGTTTTATCGCAAGACGAATACTTGTAAATAAAATTGAACAAACAATTTTAGGCAAACAAAGTGAAGAACAACAACGGATAGCAAAAATCAGACGACAAAAAAGAAAACGTTCTAAACGGGCAAAAGAAAAGATTTTAAGAGATAAACAATTCCAATCGTTAAAAAAAGAAATGAGAAAAAAAATAATAAATTATGAGTAATGTGTATTTTTCAAAAATTATTTCGCAGGATAAAATAAAGAAACTTTTAGAAAAAGTTGGATTTTCAAGTTTTATTTCTAAAAACGACCTTGTCGCAATAAAAATCCATTTCGGTGAAAAAGGGAACCAAGGATATATAAAACCTGAATTTGTAAAACCAATAGTTGAAATGGTAAAACTGCTCGGTGGAAAACCGTTTTTAACAGACGCTAATACGATTTACAAGGGAGCAAGAGCAGATGCAGTCAGCCATTTTAATACAGCAATTGAACATGGGTTCGGTAGTTGTGACTGCCCAATAATAATCGCAGATGGGTTGCGTGGAAATTCTTATGTAGATGTCGCTGTTAATCTTAAACATTTTCAAAAAGTAAAAATTGCAACGGATATTTACTACGCCGATAAAATTGTTTTTCTCACGCATTTCAAAGGACACGAAATTTCTGGGTTTGGTGGAGCATTAAAAAATATCGGTATGGGTTGCGGTTCCCGACAAGGCAAATATGAGATGCATAATTCAATAAAACCAAATATAAAAATTGAAAATTGTATTGGGTGTGGAACTTGTATAAAATGGTGCCCATCAGGTGCATTGAAACTTGTAAATAAAAAAATTATAATGAACAAAGAAGTTTGTATTGGTTGTGGAGAGTGCATCTTATCCTGTGAACAGCATACTATAAAAATACCATGGAATGAATCTACAAAAAATGCACAGGAAAAAATTGTGGAATATGCTTTAGGTGTCTTAAAAAATAAAAAAGCGATTTACATAAATTTCCTGAACTACATTACAAAATTCTGCGATTGCTATGAGACAAAAGAAAACCCATTGATTGACGATATAGGAATTTTATCTTCCGACAACCCCGTCGCTATTGATATGGCATCAGTTGAACTGGTTAATAAAAAATTTGGGGCTGATTTTTTCAAACATATATTCCCAGATATTGATTGGTCGGTACAATTGGAATATGCCGAAAAACTTGGTCTTGGAATGAGAAAATACGAACTTACACAACTATAATTAGCTAATTTCGTAATTAGCAAATTAGCTAATTTGCTAATATTAGAAAGGAGGAATATGCCACTTTTAGTGAAAATTTTTAAAGCTGTAGCGAACGAAAAAAGGATTAAAATTTTAGAACTTCTACACAAGAAGAAAAAAGTATGTTTGCCTGAAATTAAACGTATGCTTAGGGTTTCAAAACCAACGGCATGTCGTCATTTAAAAGTATTAGAACATGTAAACATAATTAGTTCCTTACGACAGAAAAGAAAAATTTATTTTATCTTAAATCCTAAACGTGTCTTGCGGTTCAATAGAAAAATCTTAAAAATGATTAAGCAGCAGAGAAAAAGATAAATGAAATTTATTGTTGATAGAATGCTTGGACGTTTGGCAAAATGGCTTCGGCTTTTGGGGTATGATACTGTTTATTATACAGGCAGCTCGGATAAAGAACTTGTTTTTGAAAGTATAAGGCAGCAACGAATTCTTTTAACAAGAGATACTGGTATTTCAAAAAAAAAACCAATAAAAATTATAGTTATAAAAAGTGGGAATTATTTTGAGCAGATTGAACAACTGAAGTCCGAATTAAATTTGAAAATTGATAAACCTGAGATTTTTACACGATGTATTGAATGTAATACACCTCTTGATAAAATTGAGAAAGATAAAGTTAAAGATAAGGTTCCGTTATTTATTTTTCAAACACATAATGATTTTTTTTACTGCCTTAATTGCAAAAAAATTTACTGGCAGGGTTCGCATATAAAACTTGCACAGGAGTTAATCAAAAAATGGCAATAAAAGAAAAATCAACAAATTATCAAAAAGCACAAAAATATGCTTTCTGGCTGTTAGCCAGACGAAATCATTCTGAAAAGGAAATACGAGAAAAAATCGGAAGAAATTATGACGAAAACGTTGTTGAAAAAGTAATAGAAAAACTAAAAATTCTGAAACTGATAAATGATGAAAAATTTGCAAAAGAATGGACTGAATATCGTTTAAGAAATAATAAGAGTAAAAATTTTATACTGCGGGAACTTAACAGAAAAGGTATAACACATGAAATGGCTGCTACTATATTAAACTCGTTTTCAATAGATGAAACGGAAGTAGCATACAAGATAATAAGAAATAAACTTCCAAGATATAAAAAACTTGAACCGCTGAAAGCAAAAAATAAAATATACCAATTTCTTACAAGGAAAGGATTTGATTACGATACCATTGAACAGGTTGTAAATAGATTAGGAAAGGAGAATTCAGATGAGACCGATTAAAACTACATTAATAAGCGTATCCGACAAATCAGGAATTATTGAGTTTGCAAAAGCATTACAAAAACAAAATGTAAAAATCATCTCAACTGGTGGTACTGCAAGAATCCTAAAAGATGCTATGATTCCAGTCGTGACGGTTGATGAAACAACTGGCTTCCCGGAAATTCTTGATGGTAGGGTAAAAACTTTACATCCTAAAATCCATGCAGGTATTCTTGCAAAAAGAACCAAAAAACATCTTACCGAGTTAAAAAAACTTGGTATAGATACGATTGATATGGTTGTTGTCAATCTTTATCCATTTGAACAAAAACCTTCTATTGAAAACATAGATATTGGCGGAGTTGCTCTTCTTCGTGCAGCAGCAAAAAATTTTGAGAATGTAGTAGTGGTCTGTGATCCGACAGATTATTATCACATTATCGCTAATATGAAAATGGGAAAAATAGATTTTGTATTCAGAAAACAACTTGCAGCAAAAGCGTTTAGGCATATTGCATATTATGACGCTGTTATTTCCAATTTTTTTACAGATGAACCTTTTCCTGAAAAAATATCAATTGGACTTAAAAAACTTCAAGAACTGCGATACGGCGAAAATCCACATCAGAAAGCAGTAATATATCAGAAGTCACCCGCCTGCCATCAGTCGGGCAGGGAAGTCAGAAGTCAGAAGTCAGAAATAAAACAATTACAAGGGAAAGAACTTTCGTATAATAATTATTTAGATTTAGATTCTGCATTTAATCTTGTTTGTGAATTCCAAAAGCCATCATGTGTGATTGTAAAACATAACAACCCTTGCGGGGTTGCAACCGCTAAAACTATCTTTAATGCATACAAAAATGCACTCGCTTGTGACCCTGTATCTGCATTCGGTGGAATTGTTGCCTTCAATAAAACTGTTGATGTAGAAACTGCAAAAAAAATAATAAAAATCTTTACAGAATGCGTAATCGCACTGAATTATTCAAAAGATGCGCTAAAAATATTTTCTCAGAAACAGAATTTACGTGTTTTATCTTTTCGTGTTTCCGCAAACACGAAAAGTTCAATATGTGGGTTTCGCAGTGTATTCAATGATAAAATACTTGTTCAAGAAAGAGATAATAAAATTTTTGATAAATTAAAAATTGTGACAAAAAGAAAACCAACAAAACAGGAATTGGAATCATTAAAATTTGCTTTTACCGTCGCAAAACATGTAAAATCAAATGCTATTGTTCTTGTTAGAGGCACTCAAACGGTAGGTATCGGTGCAGGTCAAATGTCCAGAATAGATGCCCTGCATATAGCAACCATGAAATTGAATTCAATCCCCAATCCCCAATCCCCAATCCCCAATCTCTCTTTGGTTCTTGCTTCCGACGCTTTCTTTCCATTTCGTGATGTCGTTGATGCGGCATCAAAAATCGGTGTCGGCGCGATAATTCAGCCTGGTGGCTCGCTTAACGATAAAGATTCAATCAAAGCATGTAACGAGCATAAAATTTCAATGGTATTCACAGGAATACGTCATTTCCGACATTAAAGTTAATTCTTTACAGATTACTCAATATTTTGAGTAATCTGTTGACATTTAGAAAATAATTTTGTATTATTGAACTATGAAAAAATATATCCGTAAACAGTTATATGACGAATTATGGAAGGCATTAACAGGAAAGATTAATTTGATTCAAGCGGTAATCGGCCCTAGACAGGTTGGTAAAACTACGCTGGCTTTACAGATATTTGACAATTGGAAATATCCAAAAATTTACGAAACAGCCGATCAGCCAAATATACCTACAGTTAGCTGGATAACTGATAAATGGCAGAATGCAAGAAATTTATGTAAAAAAACCAAACAACCCGTGCTATTAATTTTAGATGAAGTTCAAAAAATTCCAAAATGGAGCGAAGTTGTAAAAAAATTGTATGATGAAGATAAAAGATTACATAATAATAATCATGTTTTATTATTGGGCTCATCGGCACTATTGATGCAGCGCGGATTAACAGAGAGTTTGGCTGGCCGCTTTGAATTACACAGGCATAATCAATGGTCTTTTTCTGAATGTAAAGAATGTTTTTCATTAAGTTTAGATGAATATATTTATTTCGGTGGATATCCTGGGGCGCTTTTATTAATTGAAGATGAAAACAGATGGGCAAATTATATGCGGGAATCACTTATTGAACCAGTGTTATCAAAAGATATAATTCTATCTACACCCATTACGAAGCCTGTACTGATGAGACAATCGTTTGGATTAGCTGTAAATCATGCTGCACAGATTGTGAGTTATCAGAAAATGCTTGGCACATTACAGGACGCCGGCAACACTACAACCATTGCCTCATACCTCAATTTAATGTCTAAGGCATTTCTTTTAACACCGTTAGAAAGATGGAGCGGTGCAAGAATAAGGAGAAGAGGGTCTATTCCTAAAATATTAGTATATGATAACGGGTTGAGCACCTCTATGGCTGGAGTGAAATTCAATACAGCCAAAAAAGATAAAATGTTTTGGGGACGATTGGTTGAAAATTCTATTGGTGCAAGATTGTATTTTATTTTTAACAAGTTGGGAGGCGAGATATATTACTGGCGAGAAAGGAACAACGAAGTTGATTATGTGACAAGATTAGGAGATAAAATAATAGGATTTGAAATTAAATCAGGTAGACTTGATAAAAATCCTGCTGCGTTATTATTATTTAAAAGAAAATATAAAAATTCAAAAACTGTAATTATATCCAATTCAAAAGAGCTAACAGTTAATTCTGAAAAAAACATAAATATAAATGAATTTTATAAGAATCCCGAAAAATATATTATTGAACTTTGAACGCTGACAGAATGACATAATCTCTGCCTGCAACGAGCATAAAATCTCAATGGTATTCACAGGTATGCGTCATTTCAGACATTGAAAACGATAAGATGTTATGGACAACTATAAATTAAACCAGCATCCTGTAAAACGAAGTTTAAGATATTCATTCATAGATGGTTGTTTTTTCTCTGTAATGTTTGGGTTTGGTGATACATATTTGAATCCTTATATCATCGCATTAAAAGCAACACCACAAGAAGTTGGTCTACTCACATCATTACCGGGGTTCGCTTCAAGCATTCTTCAATACAAGACACCAGATATCACAAAACTTTGGGGTAGAAAAAGAACAATGGTGACATCTGTGTTTCTTCATGCATTGATGTGGCTACCGATACTTTTAATACCATTTATATTTCAAACAAAACTTGCATTATGGTTAGTCGGTTTCGTTACGCTTTATACTATGTTTACAGGTTTAGGTGGACCGGCATGGGCAAGTATAATGACACAATATATTCCTAATCAATCAAGGGGGAAATATTTTAGTTTCAGAAACAAATGGCTTGGTAGTATTACGCTAATTTCAAGTTTTATTGCTGGTATAATTCTATGGCTGATGAATAAAAAAAGTATTTATGGCTTCACAATAATTTTTTCAATAGCGTTTCTGTGCAGGTTCATAAGTTGGTATTTTATTACAAAATATTACGAGCCCAAGATACATACTCCAAAAGAGGCAGAATTTGGATTAAAAGATTTTTTGATACGATTCAAAGAAAGCAATTTTGTTAAGTTTGTGTTATATGTTGCATTCACTTCTTTTGCTGTTTATTTAGCTGCACCGTTTTTTGCTGTATATATGTTGAGAGAACTGAAATTTGATTACTTATCGTTTGTAGTTATAAATACAACTTTGACAATCACTATGTTACTTACACTATCAACCTGGGGAAATCATGCTGATAAAGTTGGCAATATGTCGGTAATACGACTTGCTGGCTTTATGTTACCATTTTTACCTGTGTTATGGCTTTTTTCTACATCAAAAATATATCTTGTTTGTATAAATGCATTGGCAGGTTTCGCATGGGCTGGGTTCAATCTCGCTGTCTCTAATTTCATTTTTGATGCTGTATCTCCAGAAAAACGTGTTCGGTGTATATCGTATTTTAACCTGATAAACGGTACAGGAGTATGTCTTGGTGCGTTAATAGGCGGGTTTGTAATACCTCATCTACCTCAAACTTTTGGAAGTAAGATTCTAACAGTATTTGTAATTTCTGGTATTTTAAGATTTGTTGCTCAAATAACTTTACTGCCTAAAGTAAAAGAAGTGCGGAAAACAGTATCTGTAAAAAGTAAGGACCTCTTTTTCAGTGTGCTTGGCATAAAACCAATTATCGGTATCCCACAAGATACTATAAGAATTGAATAGATTTTTAGAAGGAATTTTTATAAAATAGATGTACTTTATGACCACGAATGAAATCAGGAAGAAATTCCTGAAATTTTTTGAGACTAAAAACCATACAATTTTTAAGAGCGACTCGCTTGTGCCTTCATCAGACCCGACACTACTTTTTACAATTGCAGGAATGGTACAATTCAAAAATTATTTTCTCGGGACACAGAAACTAAAATCAAAATACCAGAGAGCATCATCGGTCCAGAAATGTTTCAGAACTTCAGATATAGAAAAGGTAGGATATACAAAGAGGCATCTAACATTTTTTGAGATGCCTGGTAATTTCTCTTTTGGTGATTATTTCAAAAAAGAAGCGATTGAATGGGCTTGGGAATTTTTGACAAAGGAGTGCGGCATTAATGCCGCACTACTGTATGCAACCGTCTATAAAGATGACGATGAAGCATTTACAATCTGGCAAAAAATTATTTTAAAAGAAAAAATTGTAAAATTAAAAGAAGACACAAATTTCTGGGAAATGGGAGATACAGGTCCTTGTGGACCTTGCTCTGAAATTTTCTATGATACCGGTATTGAAAACAGTTGTGGAAAGCCAACCTGTGGTCCTGGTTGTGATTGCGATAGATTTATTGAAGTATGGAATCTTGTTTTTACACAATTTGATAAACAGCCCGATGGCACACTTAAAAATCTTCCTCAAAAAAATATAGATACTGGTATGGGTCTTGAAAGACTTACAGCTATAATTCAGAATGTTAATACATTTTTTGAAACTGATGAGTTTATAAAAATTATAGATTTTATTGAAAACATTTCAAATAATAAAAATGATGTTTCAACAAAAATTATTGCTGATCATTGCCGTGCAATCACACTTCTTATTTCTGATGGGATTCTGCCTTCCAATGAAGGAAGGGGTTATGTCTTAAGAAGAGTTCTAAGAAGAGCATTAACTCATGGAAGGAAACTAAATCTTGTAAAACCTTTTCTCTACAAAATCTGTGGAGAAGTTATTGGGATAATGAAACAAGTATATCCCGAATTGATTTCTCATCTGGAATATATAGCACGGGTTGTAAAAATGGAAGAAGAAAAATTTCTACAAACACTTGAACATGGTATAGAGATTCTTGAGGACTTGAAGAAAACGAAACAAAAAATTTCCGGAAAAGATGCGTTCGTTTTATACGATACTTACGGCTTTCCACTTGATTTAACAAAAGAACTTCTGGCTGAATCCGAAATTTTTATAGATGAACAAGGATTTGAAGAAGAAATGGCGAAACAAAAAACTCGTTCTAAAACTGCCTGGAAAGGTTCAGGAGATAAAGATATGGGTAATTATTATGAACTTCAAAAAAAATTCGGGAACACTGTTTTCAAAGGTTATGATGAAACAAAAATTACAACTGAAATTGTTGCAATTGTAAAATATGGGAAAGTAGTTGATACTGCAAAAGAAAACGATACTGTTGAAATTATTCTGAAAGAAACACCTTTTTATGGTGAGAGCGGTGGACAAGTGGGAGACACCGGCAAATTAAAAATTAAAAATGAAAAATTAAAAATTGAAAACGAAGCGGAAATTGTTGATACGCAGAAACCTGTTGAAAATCTTATAATTCATAAGGCAAAAATAGTGAAGGGTATTTTGAAAACTGATGATACTGTTGAAGCAGAAATTGATGAGACCAGACGACAAAATATAATGAGAAATCATACCGCAACACATCTTTTGCATAAGGCATTAAGAAAAATTGTTGGAACACATATTGTTCAACGGGGTTCACTTGTTGCTGATGATAGGCTCAGATTTGATTTCTCTCATCCGGCACAACTTAAAAAAGAAGAACTGGATTTGATAGAAAAATATGTTAATGAAAAAGTTTTAGAAAACTTAAAAATTACAACAAAAATCACAACGGTAGATGATGCCAAAAAAATAGGTGCGATGGCTCTGTTCGGTGAAAAATACGGCGAGAAAGTTCGCTGTATAACTATCGGCGAGGAATCATCACCTGAAAGTATAGAACTCTGTGCAGGAACCCATTGTAAATCAACCGGTGAAATGGGGCAGCTTATAGTTTTATCAGAAAGCAGTATCGGTAGCGGTTTGCGGCGAATAGAAGCAATTACCGGAATCTCGGCATACAACTTTATGAAAAACCAGCGGGAAACGATTGACGAAATCGCAGAGATATTGAAATCATCCAGAACAGAAATTATTCCGAAACTTCAAAAACTATCAGACGATAAAAAGAAACTTGAAAAGGACGTTTCCAAAATGCCAAAAATACAAGAAAACGATTTGCTAAAAAATATCAAAGAAATCAGCAATGTAAAACTGCTAGCTGTAAAAATAGAAACATCAGCCATAGATGAAATGAGAAGCATTTCAGACAATCTGAAAAACAAAATCAAATCGGGCATTGTGGTATTGGGTTCTGTTATTGACGACAAACCGACGATAATTGTATCTGTTACAAAAGACCTCACGGCTAAATTTGATGCACGGAATATAGTGAAAGAATTATCAAAGATTATCGGTGGTGGCGGCGGTGGCAGGTCTGATATGGCACAGGCAGGTGGAAAAGATGTCTCAAAACTAGACGAAGCAATTGCATCAGTTGAAAAGATAATAAGAACGAAACCACAGATGAACCCCCGATAGCACCATTCGGGGGCAGGCTCTGATGAACACAGATAAACATAAAAAAATCATAGTTGTCTTTTTAGCAGGGCTATTGTCAAGCCCTTTTTTCTTTTATTCAAGATGGCAGGATGTTGATTTCTGGGGACATCTTTTTTTCGGCAAACAAATCGTTGAGACAAAAACTATCCCTAAAACTGATTGCTATTCATATACTGCTTTCGGGAACAAATGGATAGACCACGAATGGCTATCAGAAATTGTTTTTTATTTCATCTATAAAAAAGCCAGCGATAAGGGCTTGATATTTCTGAAAATTACTGTTGGTTTCTTCACAAGTATTTTTTTGTTTTTGACATTGCTTAATTATTCTCAAAATTATAGAATAGTTTTACCGCTTTATCTTTTTTCTTTATCGCTGATTTATCTAGGAGCGTCTTTTAGGCCACAGATATTCTCATATCTTTATCTTGCAATTACTGGATTTCTAATTCATTCATACATAAAAACTCAAAATATAAAATCTCTGTATGCTCTGCTAGTAATACTGATTTTATGGGCAAATTCGCATGGTGGTTTTATCGTCGGCGTGATTTTATCAGTATTGATTTTAACAGATCTATCAATAAAAAAACATCTTCTGTATCTAATAATGATTCCACTGGTAACACTGATAAATCCATATCATATCGGTTTATGGAAAACTGTATTTGCCGCATTAACAAATCCATTAACTCCAAAATATATCGGTGAATGGAGTGCCTTTAATATCGCGGATTTTTCAATCTTCGGTTATGTATTCGTATTTTTATCTGTGATTTCCGTTTCTGTTTTTATTTTGCTTATAGCCCAAAAACGATACCTATCTGCTTTAATAGTTATTCTAACTATTGTCTTATCTTACAGGTCTGTAAGGCATATTCCTATTGGTGCAATTATTATCGCTCCATTTCTTATACCATTTTTTCAAAGTATCAGAAAAAAATTTACATATCTAATTATTACTGCATTTTCATTATTACCGTTTCTTTTGATTTTGTTTCTTTCAATACAAAACCCGAGTTTAAAAATTCTTTCAGAAAATAAGTTCCCCGAAGGCACTATGAAATTTATCACTGAAAAAAATCTTTCAGGCAATATCTATAATGAATTTAACTGGGGGGAGTATCTGATATGGAATCTTTACCCGCAGTGCAAAGTTGCAATTGATGGCAGGTATGATACAGTTTATCCGATTGCTTTTCTTAAAAACTTTTTTGAAAAATTTGAGATACCTGAAAACACCGATTTTCTGCTTCTGAAACCATCAAGAATAGTAGATATAAAAAAATGGCGGGTTATCTATACAGACATGTTCTCAATCTTTTACAAAAAAAGTACTTGACAAATTGCAGGTTTTTTGTTATACTTTCACCAGAGGTAAAAAAATGACTGTCATTGCGAGTGAAACGAAGCAATCTCATACTGTCATTCCCGAGTGCTTTTATCGGGAATCCATAGATGTCGCCTCTGTTAGTAACTCCAAAATTTTTCGGGGGGGGGTAAAAACAATTTAAAATTAAAAATTAAAAAT
This Elusimicrobiota bacterium DNA region includes the following protein-coding sequences:
- the purH gene encoding bifunctional phosphoribosylaminoimidazolecarboxamide formyltransferase/IMP cyclohydrolase; translation: MRPIKTTLISVSDKSGIIEFAKALQKQNVKIISTGGTARILKDAMIPVVTVDETTGFPEILDGRVKTLHPKIHAGILAKRTKKHLTELKKLGIDTIDMVVVNLYPFEQKPSIENIDIGGVALLRAAAKNFENVVVVCDPTDYYHIIANMKMGKIDFVFRKQLAAKAFRHIAYYDAVISNFFTDEPFPEKISIGLKKLQELRYGENPHQKAVIYQKSPACHQSGREVRSQKSEIKQLQGKELSYNNYLDLDSAFNLVCEFQKPSCVIVKHNNPCGVATAKTIFNAYKNALACDPVSAFGGIVAFNKTVDVETAKKIIKIFTECVIALNYSKDALKIFSQKQNLRVLSFRVSANTKSSICGFRSVFNDKILVQERDNKIFDKLKIVTKRKPTKQELESLKFAFTVAKHVKSNAIVLVRGTQTVGIGAGQMSRIDALHIATMKLNSIPNPQSPIPNLSLVLASDAFFPFRDVVDAASKIGVGAIIQPGGSLNDKDSIKACNEHKISMVFTGIRHFRH
- a CDS encoding MFS transporter, with protein sequence MDNYKLNQHPVKRSLRYSFIDGCFFSVMFGFGDTYLNPYIIALKATPQEVGLLTSLPGFASSILQYKTPDITKLWGRKRTMVTSVFLHALMWLPILLIPFIFQTKLALWLVGFVTLYTMFTGLGGPAWASIMTQYIPNQSRGKYFSFRNKWLGSITLISSFIAGIILWLMNKKSIYGFTIIFSIAFLCRFISWYFITKYYEPKIHTPKEAEFGLKDFLIRFKESNFVKFVLYVAFTSFAVYLAAPFFAVYMLRELKFDYLSFVVINTTLTITMLLTLSTWGNHADKVGNMSVIRLAGFMLPFLPVLWLFSTSKIYLVCINALAGFAWAGFNLAVSNFIFDAVSPEKRVRCISYFNLINGTGVCLGALIGGFVIPHLPQTFGSKILTVFVISGILRFVAQITLLPKVKEVRKTVSVKSKDLFFSVLGIKPIIGIPQDTIRIE
- a CDS encoding ATP-binding protein; translated protein: MKKYIRKQLYDELWKALTGKINLIQAVIGPRQVGKTTLALQIFDNWKYPKIYETADQPNIPTVSWITDKWQNARNLCKKTKQPVLLILDEVQKIPKWSEVVKKLYDEDKRLHNNNHVLLLGSSALLMQRGLTESLAGRFELHRHNQWSFSECKECFSLSLDEYIYFGGYPGALLLIEDENRWANYMRESLIEPVLSKDIILSTPITKPVLMRQSFGLAVNHAAQIVSYQKMLGTLQDAGNTTTIASYLNLMSKAFLLTPLERWSGARIRRRGSIPKILVYDNGLSTSMAGVKFNTAKKDKMFWGRLVENSIGARLYFIFNKLGGEIYYWRERNNEVDYVTRLGDKIIGFEIKSGRLDKNPAALLLFKRKYKNSKTVIISNSKELTVNSEKNININEFYKNPEKYIIEL